CGGACGGCCGTGGACGAGCGCGGACCCGCTGGTCGGCCGGTCGAGGCCGAGGATCGCGCGGAGGGTGGTGGACTTGCCCGCGCCGTTGGCGCCCAGGAAGCCGGTGACATGTCCGGAGGGGATGGTGAAGCTCAGCCGGTCGACCGCGAGCGTGCGGCCGTAGCGTTTGGTCAGGTCGAGGACTTCGATCATGACTCCACGGTGGTCGCTCGGCCTTACCCCCGGATCGGCCCGCGGTCGCGTTCGTCCACAGGGTGTCCTACCACGGGATGACCTGCTGTGGATGGATGCCCGCGCGGCTCGGGCCCGGTTACGGTCGCCGGGTGACGACGATCAGCTCCGTGCGCCGCCTGGTGCGCTCACCCCGGCTGGACGTCGCCGTGCTGCACGCGGCCGACGTCGTCGCGGCGGTGGTGTTCGTCGGCATCTACGTGCTGTTCGTCGGTATCGCCGGCGGCCCGGCGTCCGACACCCAGCAGCACTATGCGGGGCCGGCCGGGGCCGGCTGGGTGATCGCGGTCGCGGTCGGGGCGCCGATCGCGGTCCGGCGGCGGTGGCCGTTCGAGGCCTGGGCGGTCTCGTGCGCCGGGCTCACCGTGGCGACGAGCGTCCACTTGACGCTCGAGCCGTGGATCCCGGTCGCGATCATCCTGTTCTCGGTCGCGCTGAAGGCATCGTGGCCGCGTGCGCTGGTGGCGATCGGCGTCACGCTGGCCGCGTGTGCCGGGTCGCTGACGGTCGCCGCGGTGACCGACCCGAACGGCCGCGTGGCCGACACGATCGGGCTCGTCGCGTACGTCTCGCTGATCTCCGGTGGGTCGTGGGTGGCCGGGGCGATCGTCCGCGAACGTCGGGCGGCGGCCGAGGAGCGACGTCAGCGGGACGCGGAGCGCGCGTTGGCCGACGAGCGCCTGCAGATCGCCCGCGAGC
This is a stretch of genomic DNA from Cryptosporangium phraense. It encodes these proteins:
- a CDS encoding sensor histidine kinase: MTTISSVRRLVRSPRLDVAVLHAADVVAAVVFVGIYVLFVGIAGGPASDTQQHYAGPAGAGWVIAVAVGAPIAVRRRWPFEAWAVSCAGLTVATSVHLTLEPWIPVAIILFSVALKASWPRALVAIGVTLAACAGSLTVAAVTDPNGRVADTIGLVAYVSLISGGSWVAGAIVRERRAAAEERRQRDAERALADERLQIARELHDVVAHSMSLIAVQAGVANHVVEEQPEAARDAMRVIENTSRSALTDIRRMLGVLRTPEAELAPAPGLDAIPALVERARASGVRVAFDGAGAGRYSEALQLVVYRVVQEALTNAVKHAAPTACRLRLEAADGVLRIEVEDDGPPSAHPDPPEGGHGLIGLRERVALYGGTLVAGPRPEGGFRLVATLPTDGSG